In Camelus ferus isolate YT-003-E chromosome 5, BCGSAC_Cfer_1.0, whole genome shotgun sequence, one genomic interval encodes:
- the CYTIP gene encoding cytohesin-interacting protein isoform X4 has translation MLALTRSSSLGDFSWSQRKLVTVEKQDNGTFGFEIQTYRLQNQNTCSSEMCTLICKIQEDSPAHCAGLQTGDVLANINGVSTEGFTHKQVVDLIRSSGNLLTIETLNGTMILKRTELEAKLQVLKQTLKQKWVEFRSLHLQEQRLLHGDAANCPSLENMDIDESTLFGTLPGPALLDRNRLSSESSCKSWLSSMTIDSEDGYQTCVSEDSSREAFSRQTSTDDECFVPKDGDDFMKRSSSRRNRSISSVSSGSMSPLWEGNFSSMFGTLPRKSRRGSVRKQLLKFIPGLHRAVEEEESRF, from the exons CTTGCTCTGACGAGATCAAGTTCTTTAGGTGACTTTTCCTGGTCTCAAAG AAAGCTTGTTACTGTGGAAAAGCAGGATAATGGAACATTTGGATTTGAAATTCAG ACTTACAGGCTCCAGAACCAGAACACCTGCTCCTCAGAGATGTGCACTCTGATCTGCAAAATCCAGGAGGATAGCCCAGCGCACTGTGCTGGCCTGCAAACTG GTGATGTCCTTGCAAACATCAATGGTGTGAGCACAGAAGGCTTTACTCACAAACAAGTTGTTGACCTGATCAGATCGTCAGGAAACCTGTTAAC GATAGAGACTCTTAATGGAACAATGATTCTCAAAAGAACAGAGCTTGAGGCAAAGCTGCAAGTTTTAAAG cAAACCTTGAAGCAAAAATGGGTGGAGTTCAGATCTCTGCATTTACAGGAACAGCGCCTGCTTCATG GTGATGCAGCCAACTGCCCAAGTTTGGAAAACATGGACATAGATGAATCAACTTTGTTTGGAACCCTGCCTGGTCCAGCCCTCCTGGACCGAAATCGATTATCCAGCGAGAGCAGCTGTAAGAGCTGGCTGAGTTCCATGACGATAGACAGTGAGGACGGCTACCAGACATGTGTGTCTGAAGACTCGAGCAGAGAAGCATTCAGCCGGCAGACAAGCACAGATGATGAGTGTTTTGTCCCCAAGGATGGGGACGATTTTATGAAGAGGTCTTCTTCAAGGAGGAACCGGAGCATTAGTTCTGTCAGCAGTGGGTCTATGTCTCCCTTGTGGGAAGGCAACTTCTCAAGCATGTTTGGGACCCTGCCCAGGAAAAGCAGAAGGGGAAGTGTCCGGAAACAACTCTTGAAATTCATCCCTGGCCTTCACCGAGctgtggaagaggaagagagtcGCTTTTAA
- the CYTIP gene encoding cytohesin-interacting protein isoform X1, whose translation MMKTGLVQQSSNGSFVEYCAGPAYASYSTLTGSFPMDDNRRLQMLADTVATLPRGRKQLALTRSSSLGDFSWSQRKLVTVEKQDNGTFGFEIQTYRLQNQNTCSSEMCTLICKIQEDSPAHCAGLQTGDVLANINGVSTEGFTHKQVVDLIRSSGNLLTIETLNGTMILKRTELEAKLQVLKQTLKQKWVEFRSLHLQEQRLLHGDAANCPSLENMDIDESTLFGTLPGPALLDRNRLSSESSCKSWLSSMTIDSEDGYQTCVSEDSSREAFSRQTSTDDECFVPKDGDDFMKRSSSRRNRSISSVSSGSMSPLWEGNFSSMFGTLPRKSRRGSVRKQLLKFIPGLHRAVEEEESRF comes from the exons GCTCGTGCAGCAGAGCAGCAATGGCAGTTTTGTGGAGTACTGCGCTGGTCCAGCGTATGCCTCTTACTCCACGCTCACAGGCAGCTTTCCCATGGATGATAACAGAAGGCTGCAAATGCTGGCAGACACTGTGGCTACTCTGCCTCGGGGAAGAAAGCAG CTTGCTCTGACGAGATCAAGTTCTTTAGGTGACTTTTCCTGGTCTCAAAG AAAGCTTGTTACTGTGGAAAAGCAGGATAATGGAACATTTGGATTTGAAATTCAG ACTTACAGGCTCCAGAACCAGAACACCTGCTCCTCAGAGATGTGCACTCTGATCTGCAAAATCCAGGAGGATAGCCCAGCGCACTGTGCTGGCCTGCAAACTG GTGATGTCCTTGCAAACATCAATGGTGTGAGCACAGAAGGCTTTACTCACAAACAAGTTGTTGACCTGATCAGATCGTCAGGAAACCTGTTAAC GATAGAGACTCTTAATGGAACAATGATTCTCAAAAGAACAGAGCTTGAGGCAAAGCTGCAAGTTTTAAAG cAAACCTTGAAGCAAAAATGGGTGGAGTTCAGATCTCTGCATTTACAGGAACAGCGCCTGCTTCATG GTGATGCAGCCAACTGCCCAAGTTTGGAAAACATGGACATAGATGAATCAACTTTGTTTGGAACCCTGCCTGGTCCAGCCCTCCTGGACCGAAATCGATTATCCAGCGAGAGCAGCTGTAAGAGCTGGCTGAGTTCCATGACGATAGACAGTGAGGACGGCTACCAGACATGTGTGTCTGAAGACTCGAGCAGAGAAGCATTCAGCCGGCAGACAAGCACAGATGATGAGTGTTTTGTCCCCAAGGATGGGGACGATTTTATGAAGAGGTCTTCTTCAAGGAGGAACCGGAGCATTAGTTCTGTCAGCAGTGGGTCTATGTCTCCCTTGTGGGAAGGCAACTTCTCAAGCATGTTTGGGACCCTGCCCAGGAAAAGCAGAAGGGGAAGTGTCCGGAAACAACTCTTGAAATTCATCCCTGGCCTTCACCGAGctgtggaagaggaagagagtcGCTTTTAA
- the CYTIP gene encoding cytohesin-interacting protein isoform X3 gives MDDNRRLQMLADTVATLPRGRKQLALTRSSSLGDFSWSQRKLVTVEKQDNGTFGFEIQTYRLQNQNTCSSEMCTLICKIQEDSPAHCAGLQTGDVLANINGVSTEGFTHKQVVDLIRSSGNLLTIETLNGTMILKRTELEAKLQVLKQTLKQKWVEFRSLHLQEQRLLHGDAANCPSLENMDIDESTLFGTLPGPALLDRNRLSSESSCKSWLSSMTIDSEDGYQTCVSEDSSREAFSRQTSTDDECFVPKDGDDFMKRSSSRRNRSISSVSSGSMSPLWEGNFSSMFGTLPRKSRRGSVRKQLLKFIPGLHRAVEEEESRF, from the exons ATGGATGATAACAGAAGGCTGCAAATGCTGGCAGACACTGTGGCTACTCTGCCTCGGGGAAGAAAGCAG CTTGCTCTGACGAGATCAAGTTCTTTAGGTGACTTTTCCTGGTCTCAAAG AAAGCTTGTTACTGTGGAAAAGCAGGATAATGGAACATTTGGATTTGAAATTCAG ACTTACAGGCTCCAGAACCAGAACACCTGCTCCTCAGAGATGTGCACTCTGATCTGCAAAATCCAGGAGGATAGCCCAGCGCACTGTGCTGGCCTGCAAACTG GTGATGTCCTTGCAAACATCAATGGTGTGAGCACAGAAGGCTTTACTCACAAACAAGTTGTTGACCTGATCAGATCGTCAGGAAACCTGTTAAC GATAGAGACTCTTAATGGAACAATGATTCTCAAAAGAACAGAGCTTGAGGCAAAGCTGCAAGTTTTAAAG cAAACCTTGAAGCAAAAATGGGTGGAGTTCAGATCTCTGCATTTACAGGAACAGCGCCTGCTTCATG GTGATGCAGCCAACTGCCCAAGTTTGGAAAACATGGACATAGATGAATCAACTTTGTTTGGAACCCTGCCTGGTCCAGCCCTCCTGGACCGAAATCGATTATCCAGCGAGAGCAGCTGTAAGAGCTGGCTGAGTTCCATGACGATAGACAGTGAGGACGGCTACCAGACATGTGTGTCTGAAGACTCGAGCAGAGAAGCATTCAGCCGGCAGACAAGCACAGATGATGAGTGTTTTGTCCCCAAGGATGGGGACGATTTTATGAAGAGGTCTTCTTCAAGGAGGAACCGGAGCATTAGTTCTGTCAGCAGTGGGTCTATGTCTCCCTTGTGGGAAGGCAACTTCTCAAGCATGTTTGGGACCCTGCCCAGGAAAAGCAGAAGGGGAAGTGTCCGGAAACAACTCTTGAAATTCATCCCTGGCCTTCACCGAGctgtggaagaggaagagagtcGCTTTTAA
- the CYTIP gene encoding cytohesin-interacting protein isoform X2: MSLQRLVQQSSNGSFVEYCAGPAYASYSTLTGSFPMDDNRRLQMLADTVATLPRGRKQLALTRSSSLGDFSWSQRKLVTVEKQDNGTFGFEIQTYRLQNQNTCSSEMCTLICKIQEDSPAHCAGLQTGDVLANINGVSTEGFTHKQVVDLIRSSGNLLTIETLNGTMILKRTELEAKLQVLKQTLKQKWVEFRSLHLQEQRLLHGDAANCPSLENMDIDESTLFGTLPGPALLDRNRLSSESSCKSWLSSMTIDSEDGYQTCVSEDSSREAFSRQTSTDDECFVPKDGDDFMKRSSSRRNRSISSVSSGSMSPLWEGNFSSMFGTLPRKSRRGSVRKQLLKFIPGLHRAVEEEESRF, encoded by the exons ATGTCTCTACAAAGGCTCGTGCAGCAGAGCAGCAATGGCAGTTTTGTGGAGTACTGCGCTGGTCCAGCGTATGCCTCTTACTCCACGCTCACAGGCAGCTTTCCCATGGATGATAACAGAAGGCTGCAAATGCTGGCAGACACTGTGGCTACTCTGCCTCGGGGAAGAAAGCAG CTTGCTCTGACGAGATCAAGTTCTTTAGGTGACTTTTCCTGGTCTCAAAG AAAGCTTGTTACTGTGGAAAAGCAGGATAATGGAACATTTGGATTTGAAATTCAG ACTTACAGGCTCCAGAACCAGAACACCTGCTCCTCAGAGATGTGCACTCTGATCTGCAAAATCCAGGAGGATAGCCCAGCGCACTGTGCTGGCCTGCAAACTG GTGATGTCCTTGCAAACATCAATGGTGTGAGCACAGAAGGCTTTACTCACAAACAAGTTGTTGACCTGATCAGATCGTCAGGAAACCTGTTAAC GATAGAGACTCTTAATGGAACAATGATTCTCAAAAGAACAGAGCTTGAGGCAAAGCTGCAAGTTTTAAAG cAAACCTTGAAGCAAAAATGGGTGGAGTTCAGATCTCTGCATTTACAGGAACAGCGCCTGCTTCATG GTGATGCAGCCAACTGCCCAAGTTTGGAAAACATGGACATAGATGAATCAACTTTGTTTGGAACCCTGCCTGGTCCAGCCCTCCTGGACCGAAATCGATTATCCAGCGAGAGCAGCTGTAAGAGCTGGCTGAGTTCCATGACGATAGACAGTGAGGACGGCTACCAGACATGTGTGTCTGAAGACTCGAGCAGAGAAGCATTCAGCCGGCAGACAAGCACAGATGATGAGTGTTTTGTCCCCAAGGATGGGGACGATTTTATGAAGAGGTCTTCTTCAAGGAGGAACCGGAGCATTAGTTCTGTCAGCAGTGGGTCTATGTCTCCCTTGTGGGAAGGCAACTTCTCAAGCATGTTTGGGACCCTGCCCAGGAAAAGCAGAAGGGGAAGTGTCCGGAAACAACTCTTGAAATTCATCCCTGGCCTTCACCGAGctgtggaagaggaagagagtcGCTTTTAA